In a genomic window of Limibacter armeniacum:
- a CDS encoding SpvB/TcaC N-terminal domain-containing protein, which produces MKKKLLFLTITVGLVSLLGYAIQDRLHLEKTPVTVPASLEQHEAQQQESQTTMVATDTVSTDTVVNQAETVSKVKAIRYSSAGGEGVIGISTDQPMDNPYDNIFHIALPANLEDGQAVWLSYDLNGVKDHRSVARSINDQLSIGGYMVQEYEGWSTQRERVDISWLKSGDNIVRFTIPEGAQYSYKVRNVAIEIENRSVQKAHEVVVSATTQQVGANKQTYIKGFVPGSMQDHVEVKVGGKKVKPFHGEFELLTSEASLTNNTVPVEIKYPDGQTLTRKVVVEDKGVAHFTHTQVEEWVTAEQVVSPNTERTLKLKGVELTAPKGAVKKETTLSVTTLRQVDLPPLDAGMVNVTAGADGFRFLPHGTLFDSAVSIKMAYDTERLPQGFSDEEIRTYFFDESAHHWVPLERDTVLAMSTEVFSKTMHFTDMINAVIQLPESPETAAYNSTSIKDIKAANPAAGINLIEAPQANSMGNASMQYPLKLPAGRQGMQPQLAISYNSGGGNGWLGMGWGLQIPQFSVDVRWGVPRYDVENETETYTFNGEQLTPMAHRGKKVARNGSGDKIFYPRIEGSFSKIIRHGNTPDTYWWEVIDKSGTKYFYGKSPSSELDAVLKGPVGTDGSREGIASWYLREIRDLNGNFVRYHYAAESTYKSHTGESRNAEQLYLSHITYTGFDQEEGKYEVRFVRDRELQSTGWPRKDVSTRGNYGFVSADADLLKRIEVSLAGEQIRAYELEYKEGAFHKSLLEEIKELDAKNNLFYAHTLEYYNNVIQDGDSYTLKFAEKEEWKAGDKEIHAGLLLSDPDKGFGDQSSAFSGNVSSESGLGMTVTVGIGTGSNKSNSVGGSYGQSRAESKGLVYMLDINGDGLPDKVTVKDGKAEYYPNISKLEGSEEFGAPIPINGLRRFYKEKSKTSRKGFEAHLGYGGAGAFVGYGKSKTKSTTSTYFTDVNGDGLPDVIDNGIAYFNTIDLETGVITFMTESAGTYNEISNAGAIAQNIFEIDPQEKEEAIDENPLHDIVRVWRAPYDGRIKVTAPAHLIPPSEPAPAADGVRLSIEHNGKRLWDAQLGAGSSEVLEPTNVNNIKVSKGEQLYFRVQSIENGEADQVEWAPQISYRGEDEERVDANGKRVFVFDAEEDFVLSSPMSVVMPLDGNVAATVQFSKPVTTDSVDVLVIQQKGNGILDTLQTLTFAAEDSFQNELVKLDNLPVLEGDNIAFKVKSQTSIDWSAIVCEPSVDYLSLTNDTLNQNLQNGLFDLETKGIAEFSMYPNTLKVVAPYRPESNTTIIKPFAEVDTEGAGNLSLKDFNGTLYFSIKKLDSLIAKQELSVENGVVEEGNEVTVNLDGETDLYIEYHTDNERLAKRLQRTAFVIAQDTITAPVGLHTVYGEVEWDIIFGPLYRQWGQFVYNGNREKGEAPIDQSKLKFDEKLRQNNNPYTPGDYQTPEELEGNAYDPSKADFIMLYANGERHIWIGYDDLTYLDGKIMSSSRMGIDNIDPETAIVESGESQVIRGINKISETKTDSYTGGSSYVGIGGNVSYSDGETKVRADFMDMNGDRYPDIVTDKGVQYTLPTGQLESGFTSSISGTIDKSESTSKGAAVGGFPKVKPEPKSTNVKVVTSSSSDGKVSGSINGNYSEGDNKGDATWMDINGDGLPDKVNSNGTVRLNLGYRLSEPENWNLNKLSASESKSYGGGFGISKASGSESAAFAAGISLARSENKSTFAYTDLNGDGLVDKVRYDDGEVTTYFNTGVGFDKIHLIEGTSKINESESINASANVAFTFNITLWFTTIYINPNWNGSEGLHREQSRFSDIDGDGYPDFLKSKSAKNISVSKSTIGRTNLLKVVKRPLGAEISLEYEQEGSTFEMPNSQWVLSAVEMHDGHEGDGIDRMRTSYAYEGGKYDRRERDFYGFNKVETRIHDTAKEAAPVYKRLIQEFDNDNYYVRGLLKRELLEDAAGNPYVEKINEYKLKDIFTGNELADVSEVSGVQNVFPAIVANKQLFYEGEQQAGKSTETTYQYDNVGNVTVFTDKGDATDADDLKATIAYQVVPGLDRIGVPKSIEVTHQDEIVRFRESDIDPVTLDVNQIRMYASEDQVSVYDYTYDRYGNLKTVERPENEQGERLKLEYVYDQTVNTYVEKVSNSYGYQSEAAYDYRFGAVLSTTDLNKQKITYKLDDKGRITHITGPYEQKGGNATLSFTYNPDAEIPWALTNHFDPAHPKNDLVTTTFMDGLGRVIQTKKDGATFEGEGREDKEVMIVSGKQEFDAFGRVTKVWYPTVEDKTANGSGDIVFNPNVDDSAAPTVTEYDVMDRTLKITLPDNAISRMAYGFGTDREGVLQFMTKSTDAEGKVTEQFADIRGRNTAVKRMTEQGPVWTSFTYNAINEQVTATDALDFITVSTYDWLGRRTSRQHPDNGLTEYTYDEVGNMTALITANLREAGSEPVKYTYDRERLTDITYPEHPENNVHYTYGEAGANHNRAGRIVLQEDGSGAQEFFYGPLGEVVKNIRTVVVPIHGEQTYQTEWTYDTWNRMTSMVYPDGEEVTYTYNTGGLLQSMQGKKQNATYNYVTQLGYDRFEQRVFLSYGNGTKTTYSYEADRRRLDNLTAQTKAGRQFMNNSYTYDRMDNITMLENKVQVPGSELMGGSNIYEYKYDDLYRLTEATGSYEGSNEKHRYTLAMAYNKVGGIERKNQLHERTGGQGGSWVKQRKTTYDQSYTYGGSIAHAPIKIGNYTYEYDANGNQTGWDDELSGQRRNLLWDEENRIRAIFDNGAAQLYIYDAAGNRVIKGRSSGQKVFVNGKKKSGTSGIGNMTIYLNPYVVLKSGGYTKHYYIESQRITSKLGGGWDNNGKGPLKTAGNGKVNYGKKQTDMEGAIVRNLKFLGMDGTILTAGKSGKVPPGQIIGGESNTETFQYFYHPDHLGNTSYITDITGEVYQHLEYFAFGETFVEEHSNTHRTPYLFNGKELDAETGLYYYGARYYDPRTSIWLSVDPKAEKFAEWTPYNYSSNNPINLFDPDGRSPISVLAKMVVKQGIKAGIKSYAKNQIKRRLSKYMSKKMGKQFLKDLDEVLDILESEWWETAIELIPVAGDAYGATKFGKKVVKAYEKLQDLENKYVEKIYNALPASEKKKFKRNMRSNGVRDAQKDQASGVEGLGVKYEKNKNIEGHHKKFVKDDPSQMSDPRNIEFMDKENHIKLHKEL; this is translated from the coding sequence ATGAAGAAAAAACTACTTTTTTTGACAATCACTGTTGGCTTGGTTTCACTTTTGGGATATGCCATTCAGGACCGACTGCATTTAGAAAAAACTCCTGTCACAGTTCCAGCTTCACTGGAGCAGCATGAAGCTCAGCAGCAGGAGTCTCAAACTACGATGGTTGCTACTGACACAGTAAGTACTGATACAGTAGTGAATCAAGCAGAGACAGTATCTAAAGTTAAGGCTATCCGCTACAGTTCAGCTGGAGGGGAAGGGGTTATCGGTATCTCTACCGATCAGCCAATGGATAATCCTTATGACAATATTTTCCATATAGCATTGCCTGCTAATCTTGAAGATGGGCAAGCAGTATGGTTGAGTTATGACTTGAATGGGGTGAAGGACCACCGTTCAGTAGCCAGAAGTATCAATGACCAACTTTCAATAGGAGGTTATATGGTACAGGAGTATGAGGGTTGGTCCACACAACGTGAAAGAGTGGATATTTCCTGGCTAAAGTCAGGAGATAACATTGTGAGGTTTACAATTCCTGAGGGAGCACAATACAGCTATAAGGTCAGAAATGTTGCCATTGAGATAGAAAATCGTTCTGTCCAGAAGGCGCATGAGGTAGTGGTATCTGCCACTACACAACAAGTTGGGGCAAATAAGCAAACCTATATCAAAGGGTTTGTGCCTGGCAGTATGCAGGATCATGTGGAAGTAAAAGTAGGTGGAAAGAAAGTGAAACCTTTCCATGGAGAATTTGAATTGCTGACCTCTGAGGCCTCGCTGACAAACAATACTGTTCCAGTTGAAATCAAGTATCCTGATGGACAGACCCTTACCCGAAAAGTGGTGGTAGAAGATAAAGGGGTAGCACATTTTACCCATACACAGGTAGAGGAATGGGTAACAGCTGAGCAGGTAGTATCTCCCAATACAGAGAGAACACTGAAACTGAAAGGAGTAGAATTGACAGCGCCAAAGGGAGCCGTGAAAAAGGAAACAACACTATCTGTGACGACGCTTCGTCAGGTAGACTTGCCACCGTTGGATGCTGGTATGGTTAACGTAACAGCAGGTGCAGATGGATTCCGCTTTTTGCCACATGGGACGCTATTCGATTCTGCCGTATCCATCAAGATGGCATATGATACTGAAAGGTTGCCGCAGGGTTTCTCTGACGAGGAAATCAGGACTTATTTCTTTGACGAAAGTGCCCACCATTGGGTACCATTGGAACGAGATACAGTACTGGCAATGAGTACAGAAGTGTTTTCAAAAACGATGCACTTTACCGATATGATTAATGCGGTAATCCAGCTACCTGAGTCGCCGGAAACAGCCGCATACAATTCTACCTCTATTAAGGATATCAAGGCAGCCAATCCTGCTGCAGGCATTAACCTGATAGAAGCACCTCAAGCCAATTCGATGGGTAATGCGTCCATGCAGTATCCATTAAAGTTACCGGCAGGCAGACAGGGCATGCAGCCACAGCTGGCAATTTCCTACAACAGTGGTGGAGGCAATGGTTGGCTTGGTATGGGTTGGGGATTGCAGATTCCGCAGTTTTCCGTAGATGTTCGCTGGGGTGTGCCACGTTATGATGTGGAGAACGAGACAGAAACCTACACTTTTAACGGAGAGCAGCTGACCCCAATGGCACATAGGGGGAAAAAGGTAGCCAGAAACGGATCGGGCGACAAGATTTTCTATCCAAGAATTGAAGGATCATTCAGTAAGATTATACGCCATGGCAATACGCCAGACACTTACTGGTGGGAAGTAATTGATAAGTCAGGAACAAAGTACTTCTATGGCAAATCGCCTTCATCCGAACTGGATGCAGTACTGAAAGGCCCAGTAGGTACCGACGGTTCTAGAGAAGGTATCGCAAGCTGGTATCTGAGAGAAATCAGGGACCTGAATGGCAACTTTGTAAGATATCACTACGCTGCAGAATCTACTTATAAATCACATACAGGTGAGAGCAGAAATGCGGAGCAGTTGTACCTGTCCCACATCACCTATACCGGATTTGATCAGGAAGAAGGTAAATACGAAGTGCGCTTTGTCAGGGACAGGGAATTGCAGTCTACTGGATGGCCAAGGAAGGATGTATCCACTAGGGGTAACTATGGTTTCGTCTCAGCGGATGCAGACCTACTTAAACGTATAGAAGTATCGTTAGCTGGTGAGCAGATAAGAGCCTATGAGCTGGAGTACAAGGAAGGAGCATTCCATAAAAGTCTTTTGGAAGAAATTAAGGAGCTTGATGCCAAGAATAATCTTTTCTATGCCCATACATTGGAGTATTATAACAATGTGATTCAGGATGGTGATAGTTATACACTGAAGTTTGCAGAGAAGGAAGAATGGAAAGCAGGGGACAAGGAAATACATGCAGGCTTGTTACTGTCTGATCCAGACAAGGGATTTGGCGACCAGTCTTCAGCCTTCAGTGGTAATGTTTCTTCTGAAAGCGGATTAGGCATGACTGTAACCGTAGGAATTGGTACTGGATCAAACAAAAGTAATTCCGTTGGGGGTTCTTATGGTCAGTCAAGAGCAGAGTCAAAAGGACTTGTGTATATGCTTGATATCAATGGTGATGGATTGCCAGATAAGGTAACAGTGAAGGATGGAAAAGCGGAGTATTACCCGAATATCTCTAAGCTGGAAGGCAGTGAAGAATTCGGTGCGCCTATTCCAATCAATGGGTTGCGTAGGTTCTACAAGGAAAAAAGCAAGACAAGCAGGAAAGGTTTTGAGGCACACCTTGGTTATGGCGGTGCAGGAGCTTTTGTAGGCTATGGCAAATCCAAGACAAAGTCTACCACCTCTACATATTTTACAGATGTAAACGGTGATGGTCTGCCAGATGTCATTGATAATGGTATCGCATACTTCAATACCATTGACCTTGAGACGGGAGTGATCACATTCATGACAGAAAGTGCAGGTACCTACAACGAAATTTCAAATGCAGGGGCAATTGCTCAAAATATCTTTGAGATTGACCCACAGGAAAAAGAAGAAGCAATTGATGAGAACCCTTTGCATGATATTGTAAGGGTATGGAGAGCTCCATATGACGGTAGGATAAAAGTGACGGCACCTGCCCACTTGATTCCTCCTTCTGAGCCTGCTCCGGCAGCGGATGGGGTAAGACTATCAATTGAGCACAACGGCAAGCGCCTATGGGATGCACAGTTGGGAGCCGGAAGCAGTGAAGTATTGGAACCAACCAATGTCAACAATATCAAGGTGTCCAAAGGGGAGCAACTCTACTTTAGGGTACAATCCATTGAAAATGGGGAAGCAGATCAGGTAGAATGGGCTCCCCAAATCTCGTACCGAGGTGAAGACGAGGAAAGGGTAGACGCCAATGGCAAGCGAGTATTTGTCTTTGATGCAGAAGAGGATTTTGTGCTTTCTTCTCCAATGTCTGTGGTGATGCCATTGGATGGAAATGTAGCGGCAACCGTTCAATTCTCTAAGCCTGTAACGACTGACTCTGTGGATGTATTGGTAATCCAACAGAAAGGGAATGGTATATTAGATACACTTCAGACCCTGACTTTTGCGGCTGAAGACAGTTTCCAGAATGAGCTGGTTAAGTTAGATAACCTGCCAGTGCTGGAAGGGGATAATATTGCGTTTAAGGTGAAGTCACAGACATCTATTGATTGGTCTGCCATTGTCTGTGAACCGTCTGTTGACTACCTCAGCCTGACCAACGATACCCTCAACCAGAACCTGCAGAATGGTTTATTTGATTTGGAGACAAAAGGAATTGCAGAATTCTCCATGTATCCAAACACGTTGAAGGTGGTGGCGCCTTACCGCCCAGAAAGCAATACAACCATCATAAAGCCATTTGCTGAAGTGGATACGGAAGGAGCAGGTAATCTTTCGCTGAAAGACTTTAATGGAACACTTTACTTTTCAATCAAAAAGCTAGACAGCCTTATCGCAAAGCAGGAGTTATCTGTTGAAAATGGGGTAGTGGAAGAAGGAAATGAAGTGACGGTCAACCTTGATGGCGAAACAGACCTGTATATCGAATACCATACAGACAACGAACGGCTGGCCAAACGCCTTCAAAGAACGGCATTCGTCATAGCACAGGATACCATTACAGCGCCTGTAGGTTTGCATACTGTTTACGGAGAGGTGGAATGGGATATCATTTTCGGACCGCTATACAGACAGTGGGGACAGTTTGTCTATAATGGAAACAGGGAAAAAGGAGAGGCCCCTATTGACCAAAGCAAGCTGAAGTTTGACGAAAAACTGAGACAAAACAATAACCCATATACGCCAGGCGACTATCAGACGCCTGAAGAGCTGGAAGGAAATGCTTATGATCCATCCAAGGCAGACTTTATTATGCTTTATGCCAATGGCGAACGTCATATATGGATAGGGTATGATGACCTGACCTATCTGGATGGCAAGATCATGAGTAGCTCCAGAATGGGTATAGACAATATTGACCCTGAAACTGCCATTGTGGAGTCAGGTGAAAGTCAGGTTATTCGGGGTATCAATAAGATCAGTGAAACCAAGACAGATTCCTATACCGGAGGCAGCAGTTATGTAGGAATAGGCGGAAACGTGAGTTATTCCGATGGGGAGACAAAAGTAAGGGCTGACTTTATGGATATGAACGGTGACCGCTACCCTGATATCGTGACAGACAAAGGGGTGCAGTATACATTGCCGACAGGACAATTGGAAAGTGGTTTTACTTCTTCCATTTCAGGAACAATCGATAAGTCAGAATCTACTTCAAAAGGAGCTGCAGTTGGTGGTTTTCCAAAAGTTAAACCTGAACCCAAATCTACGAATGTCAAGGTTGTGACTTCTTCAAGTTCTGATGGTAAAGTAAGTGGTTCTATCAATGGCAACTACAGTGAAGGAGACAATAAAGGAGATGCAACATGGATGGACATCAATGGTGATGGACTTCCTGATAAGGTAAATAGCAATGGTACTGTACGCTTGAACCTTGGTTACCGTTTATCGGAACCGGAAAATTGGAATCTGAATAAGCTTTCGGCTTCTGAAAGTAAAAGCTATGGGGGTGGTTTTGGTATTAGTAAAGCTTCAGGAAGTGAATCTGCTGCCTTTGCTGCCGGTATCTCCTTAGCAAGATCTGAAAACAAGTCAACCTTTGCTTATACTGACCTCAACGGTGATGGTCTGGTGGACAAGGTTAGGTACGATGATGGGGAAGTTACCACTTACTTTAATACAGGAGTGGGTTTTGACAAGATTCATTTGATTGAAGGTACTTCAAAAATTAATGAAAGCGAGTCAATCAATGCATCTGCCAATGTAGCCTTTACTTTTAATATTACCTTATGGTTTACCACGATCTATATCAATCCAAACTGGAATGGATCAGAAGGACTTCATAGGGAGCAATCACGTTTTTCAGACATTGACGGAGATGGGTATCCTGATTTTCTGAAGTCTAAAAGTGCCAAAAATATATCTGTATCCAAGTCTACAATCGGTAGGACCAACTTGCTGAAGGTAGTGAAACGTCCGCTTGGTGCTGAAATCTCACTGGAATATGAACAGGAGGGAAGCACCTTTGAGATGCCGAATAGCCAGTGGGTATTGAGTGCTGTGGAAATGCATGACGGACATGAAGGAGATGGCATAGACAGGATGCGCACCTCATATGCCTATGAAGGTGGCAAGTACGACAGAAGAGAGCGTGACTTCTATGGTTTCAACAAAGTGGAGACCCGTATCCATGACACGGCAAAAGAAGCGGCACCGGTCTACAAGCGCCTGATTCAGGAATTTGATAACGATAACTATTATGTAAGGGGACTTCTGAAAAGGGAACTGTTGGAAGATGCAGCGGGCAACCCTTATGTTGAGAAAATCAATGAGTATAAGCTCAAAGATATCTTTACTGGTAACGAGCTGGCAGATGTTTCAGAAGTGAGTGGTGTACAGAATGTATTCCCGGCAATCGTAGCCAACAAACAGCTTTTCTATGAAGGAGAGCAGCAAGCAGGTAAAAGCACTGAGACCACCTATCAGTATGACAATGTCGGTAACGTCACTGTCTTTACAGACAAGGGGGATGCCACCGATGCGGATGACCTGAAAGCCACAATTGCCTATCAGGTAGTGCCAGGTTTGGATAGAATAGGCGTACCGAAGTCGATTGAGGTGACGCATCAGGACGAGATTGTCCGTTTCAGGGAGTCTGATATCGATCCGGTGACATTGGATGTGAACCAGATCAGGATGTATGCTAGCGAGGATCAGGTATCGGTATATGACTATACATACGACCGTTACGGAAACCTGAAGACGGTCGAGAGACCTGAAAACGAGCAGGGAGAGCGACTGAAACTGGAATATGTCTATGACCAGACAGTGAATACTTATGTTGAGAAGGTGAGTAACAGCTATGGCTACCAGTCAGAAGCAGCTTATGATTACCGTTTTGGGGCTGTACTGAGCACCACAGACCTAAATAAGCAGAAGATCACCTATAAGCTCGATGACAAGGGACGTATCACCCATATCACGGGACCTTACGAGCAGAAGGGAGGAAATGCTACTCTATCCTTTACTTACAATCCGGATGCGGAAATTCCTTGGGCATTGACCAACCACTTTGATCCGGCACACCCGAAGAATGACCTAGTGACCACGACCTTTATGGACGGACTGGGAAGGGTAATCCAAACCAAGAAAGACGGTGCCACTTTTGAGGGAGAAGGCAGAGAGGATAAGGAAGTCATGATTGTATCCGGCAAGCAGGAATTTGATGCCTTCGGAAGAGTGACTAAGGTTTGGTACCCAACAGTGGAAGATAAAACAGCCAATGGGTCTGGTGATATCGTATTCAATCCAAATGTGGATGACTCTGCGGCTCCAACCGTTACGGAGTATGATGTCATGGATCGTACCCTGAAAATTACCTTGCCAGACAATGCTATTTCTAGAATGGCATACGGCTTCGGTACAGACCGAGAAGGCGTCCTGCAGTTTATGACCAAGAGCACGGATGCGGAAGGTAAGGTAACCGAACAGTTTGCTGATATCAGGGGAAGGAATACAGCAGTCAAGCGAATGACTGAGCAAGGACCTGTCTGGACAAGTTTTACCTATAATGCTATCAACGAGCAGGTGACGGCAACGGATGCCCTTGACTTTATCACGGTCTCTACTTACGACTGGTTGGGCAGACGTACAAGCAGACAGCATCCTGACAATGGACTAACAGAATATACTTACGACGAGGTGGGTAATATGACTGCGCTGATAACGGCCAACCTGAGGGAAGCTGGTTCAGAGCCTGTCAAGTATACCTATGACCGTGAGCGCCTGACAGATATCACCTATCCTGAGCATCCGGAGAATAACGTACATTATACTTACGGGGAAGCAGGAGCGAATCATAACAGAGCTGGTCGAATTGTATTGCAGGAAGACGGGTCTGGTGCACAGGAATTCTTCTATGGTCCTCTTGGAGAGGTGGTGAAAAACATCCGTACAGTGGTGGTGCCGATTCACGGGGAGCAGACTTACCAAACGGAGTGGACGTACGATACCTGGAACCGTATGACTTCCATGGTCTACCCTGATGGGGAAGAGGTTACCTACACCTACAATACAGGTGGCTTGTTACAAAGTATGCAGGGTAAGAAGCAAAATGCAACTTACAACTATGTTACCCAGCTAGGGTATGACCGTTTTGAGCAGAGAGTGTTCCTGTCATATGGAAACGGAACCAAGACCACTTATTCCTATGAGGCAGACAGACGCAGGTTGGACAACCTGACGGCACAGACCAAAGCAGGAAGGCAGTTTATGAACAACAGCTATACCTATGATAGGATGGACAATATCACCATGCTAGAGAATAAGGTACAGGTGCCAGGTTCGGAGCTGATGGGAGGTTCAAACATTTACGAATACAAGTACGATGACCTATATCGCCTGACGGAGGCTACAGGAAGTTACGAAGGAAGCAATGAGAAACACCGCTACACTTTGGCAATGGCCTACAACAAGGTGGGAGGTATTGAGCGCAAGAATCAGCTGCATGAGCGAACTGGTGGTCAAGGTGGAAGTTGGGTCAAGCAGCGTAAGACTACTTACGATCAATCGTATACTTATGGTGGCAGCATCGCCCATGCCCCAATCAAGATCGGTAATTATACCTATGAGTATGATGCCAACGGTAACCAGACCGGTTGGGATGATGAGCTAAGTGGACAGCGTCGCAATCTGCTTTGGGATGAGGAAAACCGTATCCGTGCAATCTTTGACAACGGAGCCGCACAGCTGTATATTTATGATGCAGCAGGCAACAGGGTGATCAAAGGACGCAGCAGCGGACAGAAGGTATTTGTCAATGGTAAGAAGAAAAGCGGTACCAGTGGTATTGGGAATATGACCATCTACCTGAACCCTTATGTGGTACTCAAGAGCGGGGGTTATACCAAACACTACTATATCGAATCGCAGCGCATTACCAGTAAGCTTGGTGGAGGCTGGGACAACAACGGAAAGGGACCACTGAAAACAGCAGGTAACGGCAAGGTCAACTACGGCAAGAAGCAAACGGATATGGAAGGGGCAATTGTTCGTAACCTGAAATTCTTGGGCATGGACGGCACCATCCTGACAGCCGGAAAAAGTGGTAAGGTGCCTCCAGGGCAGATTATTGGAGGCGAAAGCAATACCGAAACGTTCCAATACTTCTACCATCCGGATCATTTGGGGAATACCAGCTATATAACGGATATTACAGGTGAGGTTTACCAGCACCTGGAGTATTTCGCCTTTGGCGAAACCTTTGTGGAGGAGCATAGCAATACACACCGTACCCCATACCTATTTAATGGGAAGGAGCTAGATGCAGAGACAGGACTTTACTATTATGGAGCGAGGTACTATGACCCAAGGACAAGTATTTGGTTAAGTGTGGATCCTAAAGCAGAGAAATTCGCAGAGTGGACCCCTTATAATTATTCTTCTAATAACCCTATTAATTTATTTGATCCAGATGGAAGAAGCCCTATATCAGTACTTGCAAAAATGGTTGTAAAACAAGGTATAAAAGCAGGAATCAAATCATATGCTAAGAATCAAATTAAAAGAAGGTTGTCAAAATATATGTCTAAAAAAATGGGCAAACAATTCTTAAAAGATTTAGATGAAGTGCTAGATATATTAGAAAGTGAGTGGTGGGAAACTGCAATCGAGTTAATACCTGTGGCAGGTGATGCTTATGGTGCAACAAAATTTGGAAAGAAAGTAGTAAAAGCATATGAGAAATTACAAGATTTGGAAAATAAATATGTAGAAAAGATATATAATGCTTTGCCTGCATCAGAAAAGAAGAAGTTTAAAAGAAATATGAGAAGTAATGGTGTAAGAGATGCTCAAAAAGATCAAGCAAGTGGTGTTGAAGGTTTAGGCGTTAAATATGAAAAGAATAAAAATATAGAGGGGCATCATAAAAAATTTGTCAAAGATGATCCTTCTCAAATGTCTGATCCAAGGAACATTGAATTTATGGATAAAGAGAATCATATTAAGTTGCATAAAGAATTGTGA
- a CDS encoding protein phosphatase 2C domain-containing protein — MRIYKTLYIGAFHTNYCEDFLVEEQIATDEKLIAVLDGCTMGTESVFASILFGKVLRNIAKRVFYEEFVSNSSISLTLKLKEVIRQLFVEAGIIKNQLGLETNELLSTLIIGIVNTESAEAEFFTVGDGLICVDGKLIEYEQDDKPDYLGYHLNDNFEEWFESQQQRYSVSEFKDLSICTDGIFTFKNLDNKSGQKSETEIIHYLLIDSKLSEHNNFLDRKVRLLKSEWNHIVTDDLAIIRVIA; from the coding sequence ATGAGAATTTATAAAACATTGTATATTGGTGCATTCCATACAAATTATTGTGAGGACTTTTTAGTTGAAGAGCAAATAGCAACTGATGAAAAATTAATAGCTGTTTTGGATGGTTGTACTATGGGGACAGAGTCGGTATTTGCTTCTATTCTTTTTGGAAAGGTGTTAAGAAATATTGCAAAGAGGGTGTTCTATGAAGAGTTTGTTTCCAATAGCTCAATATCACTAACGTTAAAACTAAAGGAAGTAATCAGGCAGTTATTCGTAGAAGCTGGTATTATTAAAAATCAGCTTGGATTAGAAACAAACGAGCTACTTTCAACGCTTATTATTGGAATTGTAAATACTGAGAGTGCAGAGGCAGAGTTCTTTACTGTCGGAGATGGATTGATTTGTGTAGATGGTAAACTGATTGAATATGAGCAAGATGATAAGCCTGACTATTTGGGATATCATTTAAATGATAACTTTGAAGAATGGTTTGAAAGCCAACAGCAAAGATACTCGGTTTCAGAGTTTAAAGACCTTTCCATTTGTACAGATGGTATCTTTACATTCAAAAATCTTGATAATAAGTCAGGTCAGAAATCTGAAACGGAGATTATTCACTACTTATTGATTGATAGCAAGTTGTCAGAACATAATAATTTTCTTGATAGAAAGGTTCGATTGCTCAAAAGTGAGTGGAATCATATAGTAACTGATGATTTAGCTATTATTAGGGTAATAGCTTGA